One region of Mycolicibacterium insubricum genomic DNA includes:
- a CDS encoding MBL fold metallo-hydrolase yields MRITVLGCSGSVVGPDSPASGYLLTAPDTEPLVIDFGGGVLGALQRHVDPGVVNIFLSHLHADHCLDLPGLFVWRRYHPNKPTGKALMHGPPDTWSRLAAASSPHGDELDDFRDIFDLHSFHDGQVFQYGALQVEVRLMTHPAPSYGMRFTDPSGAVFVYSADTGICDAVYELARGADVFLCEASWTHSPGNPPDLHLSGTEAGRIAREVGVRELLLTHIPPWTSRDAVLAEAEAEFDGAVHAVVPDEAFDVIAAATRAARGARL; encoded by the coding sequence GTGCGCATCACTGTGCTTGGTTGTTCCGGCAGCGTCGTCGGACCGGATTCCCCGGCCTCGGGGTACCTGCTGACCGCTCCCGACACCGAGCCGCTGGTGATCGACTTCGGCGGCGGGGTTCTGGGCGCCCTGCAACGCCACGTCGATCCCGGTGTCGTCAACATCTTCCTGTCGCACCTGCACGCCGACCACTGCCTGGACCTGCCCGGACTGTTCGTGTGGCGGCGCTACCACCCGAACAAGCCGACCGGCAAGGCCCTGATGCACGGGCCGCCCGACACCTGGTCGCGGCTGGCCGCGGCGTCCTCGCCGCACGGCGACGAGCTCGACGATTTCCGCGACATCTTCGACCTGCACTCCTTCCACGACGGGCAGGTCTTCCAGTACGGGGCGCTGCAGGTCGAGGTGCGGTTGATGACCCACCCCGCTCCGTCGTATGGCATGCGGTTCACCGATCCGTCCGGGGCGGTGTTCGTCTACAGCGCCGACACCGGCATCTGCGACGCGGTGTACGAGCTGGCCCGCGGCGCCGACGTCTTCCTCTGCGAGGCGTCGTGGACGCACAGTCCGGGCAACCCGCCGGACCTGCACCTGTCCGGTACCGAAGCGGGCCGGATTGCCCGGGAAGTCGGCGTGCGGGAGCTGCTGCTGACCCACATCCCGCCGTGGACCTCGCGGGACGCGGTGCTCGCCGAGGCCGAGGCCGAATTCGACGGTGCCGTGCACGCGGTGGTCCCCGATGAGGCCTTCGACGTGATCGCGGCCGCCACCCGGGCCGCCCGCGGGGCGCGGTTGTAA
- a CDS encoding SDR family oxidoreductase, giving the protein MPSLQDRTMIISGASRGIGLAIGLAAARQGANVVLLAKTAEPHPKLPGTVYTAAAEIEAAGGRAAAVVGDVRKEDDVARAVAVAVETFGGVDICVNNASAIFTAPTEELSAKQFDLMMDINVRGTFLLTKAAIPHLRRSPNAHVLTLSPPMNMNPYWLGLHPSYTLSKYGMTLLALGWAAEYAEVPIASNCLWPQTYIATAAVTNLAAGNDDMLARSRRPEIMGDAAAAILTRPAAEATGNCYIDADVLTEAGRTDLSGYGGGDNPILDLFLDAE; this is encoded by the coding sequence ATGCCGTCGCTGCAGGACCGCACCATGATCATCTCCGGCGCCAGCCGCGGCATCGGCCTGGCGATCGGGCTGGCCGCCGCCCGCCAGGGCGCGAACGTGGTCCTGCTGGCCAAGACCGCCGAACCGCATCCCAAGCTGCCCGGCACCGTCTACACCGCCGCCGCCGAGATCGAGGCCGCCGGGGGCCGCGCCGCCGCCGTCGTCGGCGACGTCCGCAAGGAGGACGACGTGGCACGTGCGGTGGCGGTCGCCGTCGAGACCTTCGGCGGGGTGGACATCTGCGTCAACAACGCCAGCGCCATCTTCACCGCCCCCACCGAGGAACTGTCGGCCAAGCAGTTCGACCTGATGATGGACATCAACGTCCGCGGCACCTTCCTGCTGACCAAGGCCGCCATTCCGCACCTACGCCGCTCGCCGAACGCCCACGTGCTGACGCTGTCGCCGCCGATGAACATGAATCCGTACTGGCTGGGCCTGCACCCGTCGTACACCCTGAGCAAGTACGGCATGACGCTGCTGGCGCTGGGCTGGGCCGCCGAGTACGCCGAGGTGCCGATCGCGTCGAACTGCCTGTGGCCGCAGACCTATATCGCCACCGCCGCGGTGACCAACCTCGCCGCCGGCAACGACGACATGCTGGCCCGCTCCCGTCGGCCCGAGATCATGGGCGACGCGGCCGCCGCCATCCTGACCCGGCCCGCGGCCGAGGCCACCGGCAACTGCTACATCGACGCCGACGTGCTGACCGAGGCCGGGCGGACCGATCTGTCCGGCTACGGCGGCGGCGACAACCCCATCCTGGACCTGTTCCTGGACGCCGAATAG
- a CDS encoding MFS transporter translates to MTSRRASLGSEHPTVLVVVLSAAGIGVSLMQTLIVPVIPSLPVLLGVDAPDASWAITATLLTAAVATPVFGRLGDIYGSRRMLIVCAVGLLAGSLICALSSTLVPFVLGRGLQGLGMPIIPLGIAVLRAVMPPDRVGSAMGTMSSSLGVGGALGLPLSAIIAQHYDWHALFWLSSALGALALVLFVLLIPAVPAVSTGRFDPLGTVLLAAGLVTLLLPISKGSTWGWTDRVTVSMFVASLGIFAVFALWQLRIESPIVDLRTTVRRPVLLTNLSSICMGFALFALSLIAPQILELSAETGYGLGQSLTGTGLWMAPGGLAMMVCASASAAVAARRGPKFCLVLGCAIITAGYLCGPLMLGSAALVGLLNVIVSIGVGFGFASLPALINAAVPITETAAANGINALSRSMGTSISSAVISAILAAMVVAPPVGSGVHTAPSLAGFHLGLWVAAAVGAAATALAALIPDPVAALADD, encoded by the coding sequence GTGACCTCCCGTCGGGCCAGCCTGGGCAGCGAGCATCCGACGGTGCTGGTCGTGGTGCTCTCGGCCGCCGGTATCGGCGTGTCCCTGATGCAGACGCTGATCGTCCCGGTCATCCCGTCGCTGCCGGTGCTGCTCGGTGTGGACGCCCCCGACGCGTCCTGGGCGATCACCGCGACGCTGCTGACCGCGGCGGTGGCCACCCCGGTGTTCGGGCGGCTCGGCGACATCTACGGCTCCCGGCGGATGCTGATCGTCTGCGCCGTCGGGCTGCTGGCCGGATCGCTGATCTGTGCGCTGAGCAGCACGCTGGTGCCCTTCGTGCTCGGCCGGGGTCTGCAGGGCCTGGGCATGCCGATCATCCCGCTGGGCATCGCGGTGCTGCGGGCGGTCATGCCGCCCGACCGGGTCGGATCGGCGATGGGCACGATGAGCTCCTCGCTGGGCGTGGGCGGGGCCCTCGGGCTGCCGTTGTCGGCGATCATCGCCCAGCACTACGACTGGCACGCGCTGTTCTGGCTGTCCAGTGCTTTGGGCGCGCTGGCGCTGGTGCTGTTCGTGCTGCTGATCCCGGCGGTGCCCGCGGTGTCGACGGGCCGCTTCGACCCGCTGGGCACGGTGCTGCTGGCCGCCGGGCTGGTGACGCTGCTGCTGCCGATCTCCAAGGGGTCGACGTGGGGCTGGACCGACCGGGTGACGGTGTCGATGTTCGTCGCTTCGTTGGGGATCTTCGCCGTCTTCGCCCTCTGGCAGCTGCGGATCGAGTCGCCGATCGTCGACCTGCGCACCACCGTGCGGCGCCCCGTGCTGTTGACCAATCTGTCGTCGATCTGCATGGGGTTCGCGCTGTTCGCGCTCAGCCTGATCGCGCCGCAGATCCTGGAACTGTCCGCGGAGACCGGGTACGGCCTGGGCCAGTCGCTGACCGGCACCGGGCTGTGGATGGCGCCGGGCGGGTTGGCGATGATGGTCTGCGCGTCGGCCTCGGCGGCCGTCGCCGCCCGTCGGGGACCGAAATTCTGCCTGGTCCTGGGCTGCGCGATCATCACCGCCGGCTACCTGTGCGGGCCGCTGATGCTGGGCTCGGCGGCGCTGGTGGGCCTGCTCAACGTGATCGTCAGCATCGGGGTCGGCTTCGGCTTCGCCTCGCTGCCGGCGTTGATCAACGCGGCCGTGCCGATCACCGAGACGGCCGCCGCCAACGGCATCAACGCGCTGTCGCGGTCGATGGGCACCTCGATCTCCAGTGCGGTGATCAGCGCGATCCTGGCGGCGATGGTGGTCGCGCCGCCGGTCGGTTCCGGGGTGCACACCGCGCCGTCACTCGCGGGCTTTCACCTCGGGCTGTGGGTGGCCGCGGCCGTCGGTGCGGCGGCCACCGCGCTGGCCGCCCTGATCCCCGACCCGGTCGCGGCCCTGGCGGACGACTGA
- a CDS encoding lysylphosphatidylglycerol synthase transmembrane domain-containing protein yields MRVDGREIAVSGKLLPPWNRRTNALIRLALSAALLALIIISSMVTRNDWEALEKSISGIVGVLTPTQSNLVYLAYGVAILALPFVILISLIAGRQWKLLAAYAAAGLLAVLSLSVSGKGFAAPQWHFDMDDRLHTVLSQFLDDPRWIALLAAVLTVSGPWLPARLRRWWWTLLLAFVPIHLVVSAIVPARSLLGLAVGWFIGSLVVLVVGTPALEVPLDSAVRALARRGQIVTALTVIRPAGPGALVLQATGVQGSLTGAPAEAADPAPDANPSTPCQPVPGAALLELYGPNQRSGGLLRQFWRKMRLRTDESAPLHASMRRAVEHRALMSVAIGALGLANTTTIALAALERGWTLYARTPARGTAITRNVPPARVWQALADLHAGQISHGDLRMSELSVLDDGKVQFGGFGKAEFGATDIALQSDIAQLLVTSTALYGAEPAVSAAIEVYGRDSVLDASRRLTKGAMPVRIKTAVPNAGDLITAARDEVKKQTGAAAIQTENIARFTRSQIIQLVLLVALVYVAYPFLSTLPTFFTELRTANWWWALLGLGVSALTYLGAALSLWACADGLVSYRNLTIMQVANTFAATTTPAGVGGLALSTRFLQKGGLGAVRATTTVALQQTVQVITHLALLVVFSVAAGTTADLSHFVPSATVLYLIGGAALGAFGTFLFVPKLRRWLGTALRPKLKEVLADLVDLAKEPKRLGLIVLGCAATTLGAALALWASVEAFGGDVSFVTVTVVTMIGGTLASAAPTPGGVGAVEAALIGGLAAFGVPMAVAVPAVLLYRILTCWLPVFVGWPVMRWLTRNDMI; encoded by the coding sequence ATGCGAGTTGACGGACGCGAGATCGCGGTCTCCGGCAAACTCCTGCCGCCGTGGAACCGTCGTACCAACGCGCTGATCCGACTGGCGCTGTCGGCGGCTCTCCTCGCCCTGATCATCATCAGCTCGATGGTCACCCGCAACGACTGGGAGGCCCTGGAGAAATCCATCTCCGGCATCGTGGGGGTGCTCACCCCCACCCAGTCGAACCTGGTGTACCTCGCCTACGGCGTCGCCATCCTGGCGCTGCCGTTCGTCATCCTGATATCGCTGATCGCCGGCCGGCAGTGGAAGCTGCTCGCCGCCTACGCCGCGGCCGGGCTTTTGGCCGTCCTGTCACTGTCGGTGAGCGGCAAGGGTTTCGCCGCGCCGCAGTGGCATTTCGACATGGACGACCGGCTGCACACCGTGCTCAGCCAATTCCTCGACGACCCGCGCTGGATCGCGCTGCTGGCCGCGGTGCTGACGGTTTCCGGGCCCTGGCTGCCGGCGCGTCTGCGACGCTGGTGGTGGACGCTGCTGCTGGCCTTCGTGCCGATCCACCTGGTGGTCAGTGCGATCGTGCCGGCCCGTTCGCTGCTGGGGCTGGCGGTCGGCTGGTTCATCGGCTCGCTGGTGGTGCTGGTGGTCGGCACCCCCGCGCTGGAGGTGCCGCTGGACAGCGCGGTGCGGGCGCTGGCCCGCCGGGGCCAGATAGTGACCGCGCTGACCGTCATCCGCCCGGCCGGCCCGGGCGCACTGGTGCTGCAGGCCACCGGCGTCCAGGGCTCGCTGACCGGCGCCCCGGCCGAAGCGGCCGACCCGGCTCCGGACGCGAACCCGTCCACCCCCTGCCAACCGGTCCCCGGCGCGGCGCTGCTGGAACTCTACGGGCCCAACCAGCGCAGCGGCGGCCTGCTGCGCCAGTTCTGGCGCAAGATGCGGCTGCGCACCGACGAGAGCGCGCCGCTGCACGCGTCGATGCGCCGCGCCGTCGAGCACCGGGCTCTGATGTCGGTCGCCATCGGCGCCCTGGGGCTGGCCAACACCACCACCATCGCGCTCGCGGCCCTGGAACGCGGCTGGACCCTGTATGCCCGCACCCCGGCCCGCGGAACCGCCATCACCCGCAACGTGCCACCGGCGCGGGTCTGGCAGGCCCTGGCCGACCTGCACGCCGGCCAGATATCGCACGGCGATCTCCGGATGAGCGAACTGAGCGTTCTCGACGACGGGAAGGTGCAGTTCGGCGGGTTCGGCAAGGCCGAATTCGGCGCGACCGACATCGCGTTGCAGTCCGACATCGCCCAACTACTGGTGACCAGCACGGCGCTCTACGGCGCCGAACCCGCGGTGTCCGCCGCCATCGAGGTGTACGGCCGTGACAGCGTGCTCGACGCCTCGCGCCGGCTGACCAAGGGGGCCATGCCGGTCCGGATCAAGACCGCGGTGCCCAACGCCGGGGACCTGATCACCGCCGCGCGCGACGAGGTGAAGAAGCAGACCGGCGCCGCGGCGATCCAGACCGAGAACATCGCCCGGTTCACCCGCTCGCAGATCATCCAGCTGGTGCTGCTGGTGGCACTGGTGTACGTCGCCTACCCGTTCCTGTCCACGCTGCCGACCTTCTTCACCGAACTGCGCACCGCCAACTGGTGGTGGGCGCTGCTGGGACTGGGTGTCTCGGCGTTGACCTACCTGGGTGCCGCACTGTCGCTGTGGGCGTGCGCCGACGGGCTGGTGAGCTACCGCAACCTGACGATCATGCAGGTGGCCAACACCTTCGCCGCCACCACCACGCCCGCCGGTGTCGGCGGCCTGGCGCTGAGCACCCGGTTCCTGCAGAAGGGCGGGCTCGGCGCGGTGCGCGCCACCACCACCGTCGCACTTCAGCAGACGGTGCAGGTGATCACGCATCTGGCGCTGCTGGTGGTGTTCAGCGTCGCGGCCGGAACCACGGCCGACCTGTCGCATTTTGTGCCGTCGGCGACGGTGCTGTACCTGATCGGCGGTGCCGCACTCGGTGCGTTCGGCACCTTCCTGTTCGTACCGAAGCTGCGCCGCTGGCTGGGCACCGCGCTGCGCCCCAAACTCAAGGAAGTGCTGGCCGATCTGGTCGACCTCGCCAAGGAACCGAAACGTCTGGGGCTGATCGTGCTCGGCTGTGCGGCAACGACTCTCGGCGCGGCCCTGGCACTGTGGGCCAGCGTCGAGGCGTTCGGCGGCGACGTGTCGTTCGTGACGGTCACCGTGGTCACTATGATCGGCGGCACCCTGGCGTCGGCGGCGCCCACCCCTGGCGGCGTCGGTGCGGTGGAGGCCGCTCTGATCGGTGGGCTGGCTGCATTCGGCGTGCCGATGGCGGTGGCGGTGCCCGCGGTGCTGCTCTACCGGATCCTGACCTGTTGGCTGCCGGTATTCGTCGGCTGGCCGGTGATGCGCTGGCTGACCCGCAACGACATGATTTGA
- the rph gene encoding ribonuclease PH produces MSSREDGRSDDELRPVTLTRGFTSHPAGSVLIEFGQTRVMCTASVVDGVPRWRKGSGLGWLTAEYAMLPAATHTRSDRESVRGRVGGRTQEISRLIGRSLRACIDLRALGENTISIDCDVLQADGGTRTAAITGAYVALADAVTYLGAAGKLSDPRPLSCAIAAVSVGVVDGRVRVDLPYEEDSRAEVDMNVVATDTGTLVEVQGTGEGATFPRSTLDKMLDAALGACDQLFEIQRAALELPYPGVLPEGPAPKKAFGS; encoded by the coding sequence GTGTCCAGTCGCGAAGACGGCCGCAGCGACGATGAACTGCGTCCGGTCACCCTCACCCGTGGATTCACCTCGCATCCGGCGGGCTCGGTACTGATCGAGTTCGGTCAGACCCGGGTCATGTGCACCGCCAGCGTCGTCGACGGCGTACCCCGTTGGCGCAAAGGCTCCGGCCTGGGCTGGCTGACCGCCGAGTACGCCATGCTGCCGGCGGCGACCCACACCCGTTCCGACCGCGAATCGGTACGCGGCCGCGTCGGCGGGCGCACCCAGGAGATCAGCCGGCTGATCGGGCGCTCCCTGCGGGCCTGCATCGACCTGCGGGCGCTGGGGGAGAACACCATCTCCATCGACTGTGACGTCCTTCAGGCCGACGGCGGAACGCGCACCGCGGCCATCACCGGCGCCTATGTCGCGCTGGCCGACGCCGTCACCTACCTCGGCGCGGCCGGGAAGCTGTCGGACCCGCGGCCGCTGTCGTGTGCGATCGCGGCGGTCAGCGTCGGCGTGGTCGACGGCCGGGTCCGCGTCGACCTGCCGTACGAGGAGGACTCCCGCGCCGAGGTGGACATGAACGTGGTGGCCACCGACACCGGCACCCTCGTCGAGGTGCAGGGCACCGGCGAAGGTGCGACGTTCCCGCGGTCCACCCTGGACAAGATGCTGGATGCGGCGCTGGGCGCCTGCGATCAGCTCTTCGAAATCCAGCGCGCCGCACTGGAACTGCCGTACCCGGGGGTGCTGCCCGAGGGGCCGGCACCGAAGAAGGCGTTCGGAAGCTGA
- a CDS encoding TetR/AcrR family transcriptional regulator: MTDTTALAEDVHTDEVERILTAAVRVMERVAPAAPKVSDIIAEAGTCNKTFYRHFTSKDDLILAVVRRGTARVAAGLAADMSREARPEDQVATWVSGLLAQITDPRLFTLCHATMAQMSAPAQNRLNPDSVIGPEGTDTMAMAPLRDLLSAPLQQMGRPDPERDADAVFDVTMGTLRRHIGSGHRPPAADVEHLVGFCLGGIGVAVPQRRVD; the protein is encoded by the coding sequence GTGACCGATACGACGGCGCTCGCCGAGGACGTCCACACCGACGAGGTCGAGCGGATCCTGACCGCGGCCGTGCGGGTGATGGAGCGCGTCGCCCCGGCCGCACCGAAGGTCAGCGACATCATCGCCGAGGCCGGTACCTGCAACAAGACTTTCTACCGGCACTTCACCAGCAAGGACGACCTGATCCTGGCGGTGGTGCGCCGGGGCACCGCCAGGGTGGCCGCCGGGCTGGCGGCCGACATGTCCCGCGAGGCCCGCCCGGAAGACCAGGTGGCCACCTGGGTATCCGGACTGCTGGCCCAGATCACCGACCCGCGGCTGTTCACCCTGTGCCACGCCACCATGGCGCAGATGTCGGCGCCCGCGCAGAACCGGCTCAATCCCGACAGTGTCATCGGCCCCGAGGGCACCGACACGATGGCGATGGCGCCGCTGCGGGACCTGCTGTCAGCTCCGTTGCAGCAGATGGGCCGGCCCGATCCCGAACGCGACGCCGACGCGGTGTTCGACGTCACCATGGGGACCCTGCGCCGGCACATCGGCTCCGGGCACCGACCACCGGCCGCCGACGTCGAGCATCTGGTCGGGTTCTGCCTGGGCGGCATCGGGGTGGCGGTTCCCCAGCGTCGGGTCGACTAA
- a CDS encoding DUF3817 domain-containing protein, whose protein sequence is MSSNESTPPAGAATVESIRKALLPYRVLAWTTGVWLIALCWEMYLAYVMHDPNPPKWIGVVHGWVYFAYLLATANLAVKVRWPIGKTIGVLLAGTIPLVGIIVEHFQTQEVKERFQL, encoded by the coding sequence ATGAGCAGCAATGAATCCACTCCCCCCGCCGGGGCAGCGACCGTCGAATCCATTCGCAAGGCGCTGCTGCCCTACCGGGTGCTGGCCTGGACGACGGGTGTGTGGCTGATCGCGCTGTGCTGGGAGATGTACCTGGCCTATGTCATGCACGACCCGAACCCGCCGAAGTGGATCGGCGTGGTGCACGGTTGGGTGTACTTCGCCTACCTGCTGGCCACCGCCAATCTCGCGGTGAAGGTGCGCTGGCCGATCGGCAAGACCATCGGGGTGCTGCTGGCCGGCACCATCCCGCTGGTCGGCATCATCGTCGAGCATTTCCAGACCCAGGAAGTCAAGGAACGCTTCCAGCTCTGA
- a CDS encoding non-canonical purine NTP pyrophosphatase, with translation MTRLLVASRNNKKLTELRRVLDTAGIVGLELLSLADVPEYPEAPETGATFEENALAKARDGYAATGIACVADDSGLSVDALNSMPGVLSARWAGVHGDDVTNYWLLLAQLTDVPEERRGAAFVSACALVTGPDPADEVTVRGEWRGTIAREPRGTGGFGYDPVFLPDGGTCSAAELSPEAKDAASHRGRALALLLPALRKLA, from the coding sequence GTGACCCGACTGTTGGTCGCCAGCCGCAACAACAAGAAACTCACCGAGCTGCGCCGGGTGCTCGACACCGCGGGCATCGTCGGCCTGGAGTTGCTGTCGCTGGCCGACGTACCCGAGTATCCCGAGGCCCCCGAGACCGGGGCGACGTTCGAGGAGAACGCGCTGGCCAAGGCCCGCGACGGCTACGCCGCAACGGGAATTGCCTGTGTCGCAGACGATTCCGGGCTGAGTGTGGACGCCCTCAACAGCATGCCCGGGGTGCTCTCGGCGCGCTGGGCGGGGGTGCACGGTGACGACGTCACCAACTACTGGCTGCTGCTCGCGCAGCTGACCGACGTTCCCGAGGAGCGCCGTGGCGCGGCGTTCGTGTCGGCCTGCGCGCTGGTGACCGGGCCCGATCCGGCCGATGAGGTCACCGTGCGCGGCGAGTGGCGCGGCACCATTGCGCGCGAACCCCGCGGCACCGGCGGCTTCGGTTACGACCCGGTGTTCCTGCCCGACGGCGGCACCTGCTCGGCGGCCGAGCTGAGCCCGGAGGCCAAGGATGCGGCGTCGCACCGCGGCCGCGCGCTGGCTTTGCTGCTGCCCGCATTGCGCAAACTGGCCTGA
- a CDS encoding alpha/beta fold hydrolase: MTTFNHSQGVHDWVPTRDGRHLYAQVLAGPEPPTVVFESGSGATRSYWAQAQQGVATFARAVVYDRAGLGHSEPDPAGRTLDRMADDLLDVLDHFGPGPFILVGHSAGGPIVRLAASRRPGMVAGLVLVDPTDEDADVLFKPPFRIGERISIAAGKVLARLGLLRRLFAGQLAAMPDEDAREDLRHEGFGYNVLETQQRQARTFLDELKKWRKRPPDLRDIPVTVISGGRLRVDGMPEHIRVRINLAHSYRAAQSPRGRHVVAQRSGHNIPLTEPEVIVREVAEMAATAAGRTGRWSGRSRR; encoded by the coding sequence GTGACCACCTTCAATCACAGTCAGGGTGTCCATGACTGGGTACCCACCCGCGACGGCCGTCACCTCTACGCCCAGGTGCTGGCCGGGCCCGAACCACCCACCGTGGTCTTCGAATCCGGCTCCGGGGCGACCCGGTCCTACTGGGCGCAGGCCCAGCAGGGAGTCGCGACATTCGCCCGCGCCGTCGTCTATGACCGTGCGGGACTGGGCCATTCCGAACCCGACCCCGCGGGCCGGACGCTGGATCGGATGGCCGACGACCTGCTCGACGTGCTCGACCACTTCGGTCCCGGACCGTTCATTCTGGTCGGCCACAGCGCGGGCGGCCCGATCGTGCGGCTGGCCGCCTCCCGGCGCCCCGGCATGGTCGCCGGGCTGGTTCTCGTCGACCCGACCGACGAGGACGCCGACGTGCTGTTCAAACCGCCGTTCCGGATCGGTGAGCGGATATCGATCGCCGCAGGCAAGGTGCTCGCCCGGCTCGGCCTGCTGCGGCGACTGTTCGCCGGGCAGCTGGCCGCCATGCCCGACGAGGACGCCCGCGAGGACCTGCGCCACGAGGGTTTCGGCTACAACGTGCTGGAAACCCAGCAGCGCCAGGCCCGCACGTTCCTCGACGAACTGAAGAAATGGCGCAAGCGGCCCCCGGATCTTCGCGACATCCCCGTCACGGTGATCTCCGGCGGCAGGCTACGGGTCGACGGTATGCCCGAGCACATCCGGGTGCGGATCAATCTGGCGCACAGCTACCGGGCGGCGCAGTCCCCGCGCGGCCGGCACGTCGTCGCGCAGCGCTCCGGGCACAATATCCCGCTGACCGAACCCGAGGTGATCGTCCGCGAGGTCGCCGAGATGGCGGCTACCGCAGCGGGTCGAACGGGGCGATGGTCGGGTCGATCTCGCCGGTGA
- a CDS encoding NAD(P)/FAD-dependent oxidoreductase → MARSIVVGAGMVGLATAWYLQERGVDVTVIDREGVAAGSSWGNAGWLSPGKTIPLADPSLWSYGPRALLDPDAALHIPIRVDVPLWSFLARFAAHGTRRSWERAMAALTPIDRIALACYDELGAGGVLSRTHAGPFVIAFARPGDDAGFLREIDGARRHGQDVPLTPLPNPRELCPVLSETVTTAYRLDGQRFLEPGPYLAALGDAVVARGAELCTGSAVTDVVGGPRPAVLLDTGERLAADSVVIATGAWLPRLARTLGVRTRVQAGRGYSFTVKTDVPVEHPLYLPKQRIACTPYRGRFRIAGTMEFRRPDEPAQPRRIQAIVNQARALMTGVDLDDRRDEWVGARPVTPDGLPLVGATRAPGVYVGGGHGMWGIVLGPATGKMLATQIVTGEIDPTIAPFDPLR, encoded by the coding sequence ATGGCCCGTTCGATCGTGGTCGGTGCGGGGATGGTCGGCCTGGCCACCGCCTGGTATCTGCAGGAACGCGGCGTCGATGTCACGGTGATCGACCGTGAGGGGGTGGCGGCCGGGTCATCGTGGGGTAACGCCGGCTGGCTGAGTCCGGGCAAGACGATCCCGCTGGCCGATCCGAGCCTGTGGTCCTACGGGCCCCGGGCATTGCTGGATCCCGATGCCGCACTGCATATTCCGATCCGGGTGGATGTCCCGCTGTGGTCGTTTCTGGCCCGGTTCGCCGCGCACGGCACCCGTCGGTCCTGGGAGCGCGCGATGGCCGCGTTGACGCCGATCGACCGGATCGCCCTGGCCTGCTACGACGAACTCGGCGCCGGGGGAGTGCTGTCGCGAACCCACGCGGGTCCGTTCGTCATCGCATTCGCGCGCCCCGGCGACGACGCGGGGTTCCTCCGCGAGATCGACGGCGCCCGACGGCACGGCCAGGACGTGCCGCTGACACCGCTGCCGAACCCCCGCGAACTGTGCCCGGTCCTGTCCGAGACGGTGACGACGGCCTACCGGCTCGACGGCCAGCGGTTCCTGGAGCCCGGTCCGTATCTGGCGGCCCTCGGTGATGCGGTGGTGGCGCGCGGGGCCGAGCTGTGCACCGGGTCGGCGGTGACCGACGTCGTCGGCGGACCCCGTCCGGCGGTGCTGCTGGACACCGGGGAACGTCTGGCGGCCGACTCGGTGGTGATCGCCACCGGTGCCTGGCTGCCGCGACTGGCCCGCACGCTCGGTGTGCGGACCCGGGTGCAGGCCGGCCGGGGCTATTCCTTCACGGTGAAAACCGATGTTCCCGTGGAGCATCCGCTGTATCTACCGAAACAGCGAATTGCCTGCACGCCGTACCGGGGCCGGTTCCGGATCGCCGGGACGATGGAATTTCGCAGGCCCGACGAGCCCGCACAGCCCCGCCGGATCCAGGCCATCGTGAACCAGGCCCGCGCGCTGATGACCGGGGTGGATCTCGACGACCGCCGCGACGAATGGGTGGGCGCTCGCCCGGTCACCCCCGACGGGCTGCCGCTGGTCGGTGCGACCCGTGCGCCGGGGGTGTACGTCGGCGGTGGCCACGGCATGTGGGGCATCGTCCTGGGCCCGGCCACCGGCAAGATGCTGGCCACACAGATCGTCACCGGCGAGATCGACCCGACCATCGCCCCGTTCGACCCGCTGCGGTAG